A genome region from Streptomyces sp. SAI-135 includes the following:
- a CDS encoding NAD(P)-dependent oxidoreductase — protein sequence MRVFLTGGSGFVGQHLIRQLRAAGHTVVAIARSSTSADRVIDAGAEAVLGDLADLLQADGSPAAPTWLQTMQQVDAVVHAAARMEFWGDEAGFRTDNHHPTVALHAAAVKAKVPRFVLLSAAGVSTGTQRATVVDENTDEGTPVTAYFRTKLATEDALRGAASQATTLVILRPPLVWGPGMKIAETAADAAKGRFLWLDSGRHLVDFIHVHNLADVVLLALTEGHHGVPYYVTDGSPMSIRDFFTGLLATQGVDVSASRSVPLAVAAPLAALMDGGARLLRRPTPPPLTKWLVALLGRDRVYDISAARTDLGYRPRSNFDEGLREMANLAGHSHADAA from the coding sequence ATGCGCGTCTTCCTCACCGGCGGGAGCGGCTTCGTCGGCCAACACCTGATCCGTCAACTGCGCGCCGCGGGACACACAGTTGTCGCCATCGCCCGCTCCAGCACGAGCGCGGACAGGGTGATCGACGCCGGAGCCGAGGCAGTGCTGGGCGATCTGGCCGACCTCCTCCAGGCGGACGGCTCACCCGCTGCGCCGACCTGGCTGCAAACCATGCAGCAGGTTGACGCGGTCGTGCATGCGGCAGCCAGGATGGAGTTCTGGGGCGACGAGGCGGGTTTCCGTACGGACAATCACCACCCGACGGTCGCCCTGCACGCGGCCGCGGTCAAGGCGAAGGTGCCTCGGTTCGTGCTCCTCAGCGCTGCGGGTGTGTCCACCGGTACCCAGCGTGCCACCGTGGTGGACGAGAACACCGACGAGGGCACGCCCGTCACGGCCTATTTCCGCACCAAGTTGGCTACTGAGGACGCCTTGCGCGGCGCCGCGTCACAAGCAACGACCCTCGTGATCCTGCGCCCACCCTTGGTATGGGGTCCGGGCATGAAGATCGCCGAAACGGCCGCGGACGCCGCCAAGGGACGGTTCCTGTGGCTCGACTCAGGCCGCCACCTCGTGGACTTCATCCACGTCCACAACCTCGCTGACGTCGTCCTGCTGGCTCTCACCGAAGGCCACCACGGCGTGCCCTACTACGTCACCGACGGGTCCCCCATGTCGATCCGCGACTTCTTCACCGGGCTGCTGGCCACCCAGGGCGTTGACGTCTCCGCCAGCCGCAGCGTCCCCCTGGCCGTCGCCGCGCCGCTCGCCGCTCTCATGGACGGAGGGGCACGACTGCTTCGTAGGCCCACTCCCCCACCGCTCACCAAGTGGCTGGTCGCACTGTTGGGCCGCGATCGCGTCTACGACATCAGCGCAGCCCGCACCGACCTCGGTTACCGACCGCGCAGCAACTTCGATGAAGGCCTGCGGGAGATGGCGAACCTCGCCGGTCACTCCCACGCCGACGCGGCGTAG
- a CDS encoding SAM-dependent methyltransferase — translation MEPVARFNVDTSKPHPARVYDWLLGGENNYPVDREIGQALPPETRGNAARNRAFMNRAVTWLAKNGVDQFLDIGSGIPTEPNLHQVVQAIAPAARIVYADSDPSVLPHAQALLTSTPEGSTDFLHADVRQPADLLERAGEQLDFERPVALSLLALLHFLPDEEDPYGIVSTLVKALPPGSYLLLSHGTTDQHPEWEGKIEAAYKEGAIPLRLRTRSEVEPFFEGLELVAPGLVYATEWYQEDPAPIRERSGLHVGVARIP, via the coding sequence ATGGAACCCGTTGCCCGTTTCAATGTCGACACCAGCAAGCCCCATCCCGCACGGGTGTATGACTGGCTGCTGGGCGGCGAGAACAACTATCCCGTCGACCGAGAGATCGGACAGGCGCTGCCCCCGGAAACGCGAGGCAACGCGGCCCGGAACAGGGCGTTCATGAACCGGGCCGTCACCTGGCTGGCGAAGAACGGTGTCGATCAGTTCCTCGACATCGGTTCCGGCATTCCGACCGAACCCAACCTGCATCAGGTCGTGCAGGCGATCGCGCCCGCTGCACGGATCGTCTACGCCGACAGCGATCCCAGTGTCCTGCCTCACGCGCAGGCGCTTTTGACCAGTACCCCGGAGGGGAGCACCGACTTCCTCCATGCGGATGTGCGCCAGCCCGCGGATCTGCTGGAACGCGCCGGTGAGCAACTCGACTTCGAACGCCCCGTAGCTCTTTCACTGCTCGCACTCCTTCACTTCCTGCCCGACGAGGAAGACCCCTACGGCATCGTGAGCACTCTGGTGAAGGCACTTCCTCCGGGCAGCTACCTGCTTCTGTCGCACGGAACAACTGATCAGCATCCGGAGTGGGAGGGGAAGATCGAGGCCGCGTACAAGGAGGGTGCCATTCCACTCCGGTTGCGGACTCGCAGCGAGGTCGAACCCTTCTTCGAGGGACTCGAACTCGTCGCGCCCGGGCTGGTGTACGCCACAGAGTGGTATCAGGAAGACCCTGCGCCGATCCGGGAGCGAAGCGGGCTGCATGTCGGAGTTGCCCGGATCCCCTGA
- a CDS encoding MarR family transcriptional regulator → MATTALHEELAHQLTAVAGVRRELCRIVPPGCSAGCATTLAVLSRHGAVNIGQLTELLGIDMSVTSRYIAQLTMLNWVDRRPDPADRRSRILRLTSEGRARLAELSERRATELAARMDDWSEEDIRRLVALLSRLHAAFDSGRAGPRAYAGQVGDVHPAETPAA, encoded by the coding sequence GTGGCCACGACTGCTTTGCATGAAGAGCTGGCACACCAGCTCACGGCTGTCGCCGGCGTGCGGCGCGAACTCTGCCGGATCGTTCCGCCTGGCTGCTCCGCAGGGTGTGCCACGACCCTGGCCGTGCTCAGTCGCCACGGCGCTGTCAATATCGGCCAGCTCACCGAACTGCTCGGCATCGACATGTCGGTCACCAGCCGCTACATCGCTCAACTCACCATGCTGAACTGGGTCGACCGCAGGCCCGACCCTGCCGACAGGCGCTCACGCATCCTGCGCCTCACCTCCGAGGGTCGCGCCCGGCTCGCCGAACTCTCCGAGCGTCGCGCTACAGAGCTGGCTGCGCGGATGGACGACTGGAGCGAAGAGGACATACGCCGACTGGTTGCTCTGCTGTCCCGACTCCACGCCGCCTTCGACAGTGGCCGAGCTGGACCGCGCGCGTATGCCGGACAGGTCGGTGACGTCCATCCCGCCGAGACCCCCGCCGCATGA
- the secY gene encoding preprotein translocase subunit SecY: protein MIATFAHAFKTPDLRKKLLFTLGIIVVYRIGTHVPLPGVNYRAVQQCVDETSGSQGLLGLVNLFSGGALLQITIFALGVLPYITASIILQLLTVVIPRLEALKKEGQAGNAKIIQYTRYLTVALAVLQGTGLVATARSGALFSGCTAAGNIVPDQAIFTTVTMVISMTAGTCVVMWLGELITDRGIGNGMSILMFISIAATTPSALWAIKKQGTLAGGWIEFGGVILVGLVLVALVVFVEQAQRRVPVQYAKRMVGRRSYGGTSTYIPLKLNLAGVIPVIFASSLLYIPALVAQFSDGSSGWKTWITQNLTKSDHPIYITAYSVLIVFFAFFYVAITFNPDEVADNMKRYGGFIPGIRAGRPTAEYLRYTLNRLTWPGALYLGLIALVPTIALATSGTSQNFPFGGTSLLIIVGVGLDTVRQIESQLQQRHYEGFLR, encoded by the coding sequence GTGATCGCCACATTCGCCCACGCATTCAAAACGCCCGACCTGCGCAAGAAGCTGCTTTTCACGCTCGGCATCATCGTGGTGTACCGGATAGGGACCCACGTCCCACTCCCGGGCGTCAACTACAGAGCTGTCCAGCAGTGCGTCGATGAGACGTCCGGCAGCCAGGGTCTACTCGGACTGGTCAACCTGTTCAGCGGCGGCGCTCTGCTCCAGATCACCATCTTCGCGCTGGGCGTCTTGCCTTACATCACCGCCAGCATCATCCTGCAACTGCTGACCGTCGTCATCCCGCGTCTGGAAGCCCTCAAGAAAGAGGGTCAGGCCGGCAATGCAAAGATCATCCAGTACACCCGCTACCTGACCGTGGCACTGGCGGTCCTCCAGGGCACCGGACTTGTGGCCACTGCCCGCAGCGGGGCCCTCTTCTCCGGTTGCACGGCCGCCGGCAATATCGTCCCGGATCAGGCGATCTTCACCACCGTCACGATGGTCATCTCCATGACCGCCGGCACCTGTGTGGTCATGTGGCTCGGTGAACTGATCACCGATCGTGGCATCGGCAACGGCATGTCGATCCTGATGTTCATCTCGATCGCCGCCACGACCCCGTCCGCCCTGTGGGCGATCAAGAAGCAGGGCACCCTCGCCGGCGGATGGATCGAGTTCGGCGGTGTCATTCTGGTCGGCCTGGTCCTGGTCGCGCTGGTGGTGTTCGTGGAACAGGCCCAACGCCGCGTCCCCGTTCAGTACGCCAAGCGCATGGTCGGCCGCCGTTCCTATGGCGGCACGTCGACCTACATACCGCTGAAGCTGAACCTGGCAGGCGTCATCCCCGTCATCTTCGCCTCCTCGCTCCTCTACATCCCAGCCCTCGTCGCGCAGTTCTCCGACGGCAGCTCGGGGTGGAAGACGTGGATCACTCAGAATCTCACCAAGAGTGACCACCCGATCTACATCACCGCGTACTCCGTGCTCATCGTGTTCTTCGCATTCTTCTATGTCGCGATCACCTTCAACCCCGACGAGGTCGCGGACAACATGAAGCGGTACGGAGGGTTCATCCCGGGCATCAGAGCAGGACGGCCGACCGCGGAATATCTGCGCTACACGCTCAATCGACTCACTTGGCCAGGCGCCCTGTATCTGGGACTGATCGCTCTCGTCCCCACCATCGCGCTGGCCACCAGCGGCACAAGTCAGAACTTCCCGTTCGGCGGGACCAGCCTTCTGATCATCGTCGGCGTGGGCCTGGACACGGTGAGACAGATCGAGAGCCAGCTTCAGCAGCGCCACTACGAAGGCTTCCTTCGCTGA